A window of Hallerella porci genomic DNA:
ATTTGATCCTGCGCCCGCGATGACAGGAACGCGTCCATCCACATAATCCAAAGTAAACTTGATAATATCTAAATGTTGTTGCGGCGAAACGGTCGCACTTTGACCGGTTGTAACCGCGGGGAGAACACCAGCAGCTCCTGCAGCGATCACATCATCGATCATCTGTCCCATCTTTTTGTAATCGATGGAATTCTTGAGGTGCTTGGGATCATCGTCCTTGAGGGGCGTAAAGAGAGCGGGAAAAACTCCGCGAAGTTGAGAAGCGTTTGTAATTTGCATACTGTAAAAATACACAAAAATCGGGAATTTTTCCCCGAATATTCCAAGAAAGCTGTATTTTTTTGCACACTTTTTTCTTATAAAAGCGCCCAAAGTGAAGAATTTCGCCATTTTTTGTATAAATTGGAAAAAAACTTAAACGGGTGAAGTGTTATGGTCAAAATTTTTCGCATTTCGTTAACTTGCGCAGCGGTCGCAAGTGTCGCTTTTGCAGCAAAATCTTCGGATTTTAAATGGAGCAATGTTTATATGGGAGGCGGCGGCTTTGTGTCGTCGGTGATTGCTTCACCCATCGATGAAAATTTATTTTACGCCCGCACCGATGTCGGCGGCGCTTATCGTTGGAATAATGCATCGGCTCATTGGGAATCGATGATGGACTGGGTCGATGTCTCGGAGCGCGGTCTTTTGGGAATCGAAGCGTTAGCTGTTGACCCGCAAGAATCGAATACGGTTTATATGATGGCGGGCACGAGTTACTTTAACAATGCGCGCAGCGCCTTTTTAAAGTCGACCGATAAAGGCTCTTCTTGGGAAATTTCGTATGTGTGGGATTCGACGGGCGCAAAAGGCGGCGTGGTTCAAGATTTTGGCGTTCACGGCAACGGCATGGGACGCGGAAACGGCGAAGCTTTAGCGATTGACCCGAATAATTCGGACAATATGTTTTACGGCTCGAGACGTTCGGGATTGTGGAAATCAACCGATAACGGTAAAACTTGGTCGCACGTCGATGCTTGGAAAAAAGCCGCCGGTTCAGATACCACGTGGAACGGCTCGGGATTTAGTTTTGTGCAATATGCACCGGGCTCGTCAAAGGTTTTATACGCGGGATTTTTACGCGAAGGTTCAACCAAAAACAGCACCTTTGAAAATGTGTTCACGTCAACCGATGGCGGAAAATCTTGGGCAGCGTTACCGATTCCCGATAAGCTTCGCGCAACGGCGGGCGGATCTTTGGTGCGTTTAATGCCACAGCGCGCTGTCGTTTCAAAAGATGGCTCGGTTTTGATTATCACCTTTGCCGATGGCGCGGGCCCGCATACGATGGCGTGGGACGAAGGCTGGGGCATGATTTATGATGGCTTTGGCAGAGGCGCCGTTTTAAAATATGATGTTTCGAAAAAAGAATGGAGCAATATTTCACCGGAAAATGTTTTGTATTACAATGGCGCAAAATATGATGTTGTCGATGTGAAAGATTCCGCGTATCAATATTGCGCTCCTTACGGAGGCATTGCGATTGACCCGAATGATTCGAAGAAAATTGTGATTACTGCTGCGGGCTATAATGGTGCTCAGTATTGGTATAATGCAACGAGCGATTCCACGGGCTCTTACAGCGATCAATGGGGAACGCAAATTTATTATTCCGAAGATGGCGGCGAACATTTTGTCCAAAGTTTTGCATATCGCAATCTGTCCGATCAAGTGTCTCCGAAAATGGATGAAAATGGCATCGGCTGGATGAAGAATAGTTCGATTCACTGGTCGGGAAGTGTCGCAATAGATCCGTTTAATCCGAAACGTGTTTTTATCGCTTCGGGAAACGGCGTCTTTAGAACCGACGACATTACCGCTTATACATTATCTAAAGATCCATACGTTTCCAATAACACGCGCATTTATGATGCGTGGGGAGTTGTTACAAATAATCAAGTGTGGAAAGTTTCGAGTCATGGCATTGAAGAAACGGTGCCTTACGAAGTCGTGAGCATTCCTGGAGGACCTTTAGTTTCTGTTATTGCAGACTACGATGGATTTAGACACAATAAAGTTTATGAATATCCGACGACGCGTCATATTTCGGGAGTTGACGGTGGAAAATCTTTGGGTTCGACTTGGAGTTTAGCGTATGCGCCGAAGTCGGGAAAACTTGTAAAAGTAACCGATTCCAGAAAATACTCGGGCAAGTATAATGATATTCCGATTGCTCCGCTTCAATATTCGACGGACTCGGCAAAAACTTGGAGCGTAGAAACTTACACAGGACCAAACTCTTCGTATTCGGGCGGAACCGCTGCGATTTCTGCCGATGGCTCGATGGCGATTTGGGTTCCCGAAAAAGGCACGACGAAAGTTTTAAGAAATTACAATACGACAACTTGGGACGAAGTTTCTGGAATTACAAATTCTTCTTATGTCGTCGGCGACCCTGAAGATGCGAATGTCTTTTACGCATACGATAAAACCGCGGGCATTTTCTACAAGAGCACTGACCAAGGAAAAACATTTGCAAAAATTTCGGAACCGGGCAAAAGTGGATTTAAAAAGTTCCGTGCGATTCCGGGGAAAGTCGGCGATTTATGGCTCCCGATTGGAATTCAAGATGAACAAGGAAATCCAAAAAGCGGAAACCTTTTGCATTCGACCGACGGCGGAAAAACTTGGAATAAAATTTCGGGCGTAGGCTACACCGAAGCAGTCGGCTACGGAATCGGCGCAGGCGGCAAAGGTATTTCCATTTACGCCTTTACGATTGTCGATAAAGTAACCGGCGTTTTCGGCTCCGACGACGAAGGCAAAACGTGGACTCGCGTCAACGACGATGCTCACGAATACGGTGGACTTGCAAATGGCGAATTTGTGATGGGCGATATGAATACCTACGGCGTCGTTTACATGAGCACAGCAGGTCGCGGCATTGCAGCGCGCGTTCCGAGCTCTTGGAAAATGGATGGTTCAAATACATCTGCTGCGATTCCCAAGCAAGTGAAAGAATCAACGCTGAATTTCAATCGTTACGCTTCGATTGAAAGCGGCAATTTGAATTTAATCGTGAACAATTCTTCGCTGCAAGTAGCACTTTACGATTTGAATGGAAATTGCGTTTACCAAAAACGCTTCACCCAGTCGGCTTCGCTTCCGCTGGGTGAAATGGCAAAAGCTCGCGGCACTTATATCGTCCGCGTGACAAGTGGAAAAACGCTTCTCCTTTCTTCGCAAGTGGGAATTCTCCGCTAATGTTTAAAACGGCGTGCTCAATTTTTTCGATTGCGATTTTTCTCTTGGCAGATTCGCTTTGGGCTGCAGGGAAAATTGCGTGCGTCGGAAATAGTATTACTTATGGCTACGGCTTTGAATCGTGGCCCGATACGACTTCGTATCCGCATCATTTGCAAAATTTATTGCGAAGTGAAAGCGGTAACGCAGCGAAGGATACCGTCGGCAATTTTGGCGTCAGCGGTTTAACGATTCGAAAAGATGATGCGTCATCATATTGGAAAGGTTATCAATTTACGCCGGCGCGGAATTTTGCCGCCGATACCGTTATCATCGGGCTCGGCACAAACGATGCAAAAGTTTACACCGAATGGTTGAACGATGCGGAGCGTGCTGCTTACGATTCGGCAATTACAGCGGACTTTGAAAGCTTCATCGATACATTCCAAGTGCAATCGAAACCGCGGATTTTTCTAGTTACTCCGCCTTATGTCAATAACAGCGCATGGGGAATGTTTGATACCGCAATTGTAAAACACGTCATTCCTGCGATTTTCCGTGCGGGCTTAACGAAAGGCGTAAGCATCATCGATTTGCATTCAAAATTCAGCTATTTAGAAAATCCTTCTTGGTATCTTTCGACAGATACAGTGCACCCGAGTATCGAAGGCGCAAAACATTTAGCCGAAATTATTTACAGCTATTTGCAAAAAAGCGAACTCAAAATTTCGCAGAATCAAACGACGCTTTCGGCGCCTGCGGGCTTTGGATTTAAGTGGTATCAAGACGGCGTTTTACTACCGCAAGAAACGCAGAAAACTCTCACCATTTCGGAACTTGGAACGTATGCGGTTTCGGTAAAAATCGAAGAAAATACGCAGACGCAAATCATGAGCGCACCGTATACGGTCACGGATCTTTCGGCAAAAAATGAAGCGGAAGAGTCAATTCATCCAACAAAAAAAGCGGAAAATTTCCGCTATGAAAAAGGAAATATTTATTTCACTCTTTCGCAAAATCAAACGCTTTCCGTAAAAATTTTTGATTTACACGGACGCCTTTTAGTCGCAAAAAAGGTGAACGGAAAAGCGGGAGAAAATGCGCTCTCGTTACCGAAACTTCCTGCGGGGCGTTACGTTGCCAATATCGGCAATTTGCCGCTGCATATTTTTCGTTTTTAATTTTTAAAATGAAAAACGCACCTTGCGGTGCGTCTTTACCCATTAAAGAATTTTCGGCGGGAATTTTGCTTCGAATTCTTTGAGCAAACTTTTTAAGCGTTTATCCAAAAACGAGATGCCTTCGGTGCGAAGATTTTTTGGAATACCGTAAAATGCTTCGGCAACGCCGCCGCAAATCGCAGCCATCGTATCGGAATCTCCGCCGATAGAAATCGCATTGCGAATTGCATCTTCGTAACTCGTCGATTCAAAGAAAGCTTGCAAAGCGACAGGAACCGTTTCTTGACAAGTTTCGTTGAAATAATAAATGTCGCGGATAGAGTCAATTGTATAATCGATTTTGTAATAATTATCGCGAATGTATTGAGAAATTTCTTTTTTCGTTTTTCCGATTTTCGCCAAATAAATCGCCACCGCAGTCGCTTCGGCGCCTTTGATTCCTTCGGGATGATTGTGAGTCACTTCGGTCACTTTCTTCGAAAGTTGAATTGCATCGTTCAAAGAATCTGCCGCATTTCCCGCAGCGCTTACGCGCATCGCAGCGCCATTTCCGTAACTATTATACGGCTTTGGATCATTTGAAAACATCCAATGAAAAAATCCACCGCCATAACCGCAGGTTGGATAATTTCGCCCGATTTCGTGCATATACTTGATCGCATTTTGATTCAAATCGGAACCATTTTTTTTCGTTTCTAAAATCGCTTTTCCGACGGCGAATGTCATAATACTATCATCGGTTGGACAACAATTTGGACTAAAAAAATCAAAGTCTTTTGCTTTGTAATTATCAAATTCAAAGCGAGATCCGACGATATCGCCAATAATTGCTCCTAACATAATTTACCTCATTTTTGAATGAGACAAATATAGTAAATATCTCAAAATTTGTCAAGGGTAAAATTCAGCGCTTGACTTTTTTTGTCAAAGAAAATTTGTGAAAAAATCAAATTTTTTCGTTTTTCTTTTTCACGAATTGACTGCGCAATTTTCCTTTCCAAAAGAAACTGGGAAATTTTTTCGTCGGATCAAATTCTTCGGGCGCAGCATAAAAAGCGTGCTTGGCATGAAAAATCAAATTCAAATCGTCTTCGGTAATCGCTTGTTTCTTCTTGATATTTTTATAAAATTCAGAATCCATAAGCGGATGCGGTTCCACTTTTCCTTGAATTCCCGAACCGAAAAAGTGTAAAATTTTCACGCGGCATAAAAGCGGATAAATCCGCGGCACGCGATAAAGATGATTATACGCTTCACGGACTTGGCAATTCCATTCGCCGGGGATTTCGAAAATGGGGAAGTGGAAAAGGTGATTGGTTTCGTTAAACGAAAATTGATCCGTGAAAATTTCGTGCTGGTTGCAGTATTGATAAAGTTCGTGCCACTTGTCAAAAAAGGCTTTTGCCTTCGGAGAATCTTTGGCAAAAATCACGCCGCTATTAAAATACAAATCGTCGAGAGACATCGTAAATTTTAATTTGGCGAGGCTGTTGATGAATCGCTTATTGCGTGTGCGGTAGCAGTCTTTTTCGCGGGCGTGCAAATCGCAAACCGCTGCGACATCGCCCCAATTTTCATTTGGAATTTTGAGAGCTTCTGCGACGACGGTATCGCCATCTAAATACAGAAAATCGCCGTCGATTAAATTCCGCATATTTGTCTTCAAAAGGCGAGAGCGTCGCATCGGCGAAATTTCTTTTTCAAAAGGAACGACTTTGTATTCGTTTGCGAGATTTTTTACTTCGCCGCGGAAACCGATTAAATTTTTATCGGTTTCGTCATCAACTAAAAGGGAAATTTCGGCGTCGGGATTGTAATATTAAAAAAGTATTCGAAATTTTTTGTGCATTTTATCATTAAAAATTCCCCTTTATCTTTGACGAAAAGAAAATTTTTTTGCGGTGAAAGATTAAAAATTTTCTAAATTGTGGGCGTCATTTTGACAAGTCATACCACTGAAGGTGTTCTATGGGCAAAAATTTATATCAGAAAGTATTCGAAAGCCATATTGTGGCAAAACTTCCGAGCGGTCAGTATCAGCTGTTCATCGGAACTCATCTCTGCCACGAAGTGACTAGTCCGCAGGCCTTTGCGATGCTCCGCGAAGAAGGTCTTAAGGTCAAATATCCGGAACGCACATTTGCGACGGTTGACCATATTATTCCGACGACGACTGCTGCGCGTAAACGTCCTCTCGCCGATCCGATTTCGGAAGAAATGCTTTCGCATATTGAAAAGAACACAAAAGATTTCGGCGTTCGCTTCTTCGGACCTGAAACCGGTGAACAAGGCGTGATTCACATCGTGGGACCGGAAGAAGGCGTGACGCAGCCGGGCATGACAATCGCTTGCGGTGACTCGCATACGGCAACTCACGGCGCATTTGGCGCAGTGGCTTTTGGTATCGGCACAAGCCAAGTGGCCGATGTTTTGGCAACGCAAACTCTCGCGATGAGCCCGTTAAAAACTCGCCGCATTAACTTTACCGGAAAACTCAAACCGGGCGTAACGGCAAAGGATGCCGCTCTCGCTTACATTGCAAAGCTTGGAGTCAACGGCGGCGTGGGCTACGCTTATGAATTTGCAGGTCCCGTCATCGATGCGATGGATATGGAAGGTCGCATGACCGTTTGCAATATGGCAATTGAAGGCGGTGCACGTGTCGGTTATTGCAATCCGGACGAAAAAACTTTTGCATTCCTCCGCGGTAAACCGTATGCGCCGAAGGCCGATAAGTGGGACGAAGCTGTCGCTTATTGGAAGTCTGTCGCCTCGGATGCGGACGCTACATTCGACGATGAAGTCGAAATCAACTGCGATGAACTGGAACCGATGGTCACGTGGGGAATTACGCCGGCACAGGCAATTCCTTTGAACGGCAACATGCCGAAGATCAGCGAATTCCAAGGCTCGGAACAGAAAGTCATCCGCGAAGCCTATGAATATATGGGCTGGGAAGAAGGCGGAAAAATGCTTGGCACTCCGATTGATATCGCTTTCGTCGGAAGTTGCACAAACGGTCGTCTCCCCGATTTGATCGCAGCTGCCGAAGTGTTGAAAGGTCACAAGGTCGCTTCGACCGTGAAAATGTGGGTCGTCCCGGGCTCGATGAAGATTAAGAAAGAAGCGGAAGCTCTCGGACTGGATAAAATTTTCACCGAAGCCGGTGCCGAATGGCGTGAAGCGGGCTGCTCTCTTTGCCTCGCGATGAATCCGGATAAATTGAAGGGTCGTCAAGTGAGTGCCAGTTCGAGCAACCGCAACTTCAAAGGTCGTCAAGGAAGTCCTTCGGGTCGTACCATTTTGATGAGCCCGGTCATGGTTGCCGCTGCAGCCATCGAAGGAAAAGTCACCGACGTTCGCAAGTACATCAAGTAAGGAGCAAAATTATGTTAACTGTAATCGATACTGTAAAAGGCTCCGGCATTCCTCTGCGCGGAAATGACATCGACACGGACCGCATTATTCCTGCGCGTTTCCTCAAATGCGTCACTTTCGACGGTCTCGGCGATAATGCTTTTGCCGATGACATTGCAGGTCTTGCAGCACAAGGCAAAGTGCATCCGTTCCGCGATCCCGCTTACAAGAACGGCTCTATTCTCGTTTCGAATCGCAACTTTGGCTGTGGCTCGAGTCGTGAACACGCGCCGCAGGCTTTGAAGCGTTGGGGCGTCCGCGCGATTATCGCAGAAAGTTACTCCGAAATTTTCTTCGGAAACTGCGTTGCAATCGGCGTTCCTTGCTACAAAGTTTCGCACGAAGTCGCAGACAAAATTCTCTCTTGGATCGAAGCGCATCCGAGTGAAGAATTGGTAACGAGCACAAATGAACGCACCCTGAAAATGGGTAGTGAAGTCATTCCTCTCGAACTCGCAGACGGTCCTCGCGGACAATTCCTCGACGGTTCGTGGCACGCTCGCGGCGTTCTTCTCGCAAACGCAGACAAAGTCGATGCTCTTGCGAAGAAATTGCCGTATCTGGGATTCTAACTGCTACCGCAAAAAGTATCAGCACAAGCCCGCCTTCGGCGGGCTTTATTTTTTGCAAAAAAATCTCTTGCCAAACGCCAAAAGTTTTTCTATCATTGGGAGCGCTTGGATGATTAGCTCAGTCGGTAGAGCAGCTGACTCTTAATCAGCGGGTCGTAGGTTCGATCCCTACATCATCCACGAAAGACCGCTTTTCAAAAGCGGTCTTTTTTTTATGCAACGTTTATTTTTCTCGGGAATGAATTTCGCGCGGATGAAAAATTTGATGTTCCCCACGAATCATTTGAATATTCACATGCGTATAAATCTGCGTCGTGGTCACATTCGCATG
This region includes:
- the leuC gene encoding 3-isopropylmalate dehydratase large subunit; protein product: MGKNLYQKVFESHIVAKLPSGQYQLFIGTHLCHEVTSPQAFAMLREEGLKVKYPERTFATVDHIIPTTTAARKRPLADPISEEMLSHIEKNTKDFGVRFFGPETGEQGVIHIVGPEEGVTQPGMTIACGDSHTATHGAFGAVAFGIGTSQVADVLATQTLAMSPLKTRRINFTGKLKPGVTAKDAALAYIAKLGVNGGVGYAYEFAGPVIDAMDMEGRMTVCNMAIEGGARVGYCNPDEKTFAFLRGKPYAPKADKWDEAVAYWKSVASDADATFDDEVEINCDELEPMVTWGITPAQAIPLNGNMPKISEFQGSEQKVIREAYEYMGWEEGGKMLGTPIDIAFVGSCTNGRLPDLIAAAEVLKGHKVASTVKMWVVPGSMKIKKEAEALGLDKIFTEAGAEWREAGCSLCLAMNPDKLKGRQVSASSSNRNFKGRQGSPSGRTILMSPVMVAAAAIEGKVTDVRKYIK
- a CDS encoding glycosyltransferase family protein; its protein translation is MRRSRLLKTNMRNLIDGDFLYLDGDTVVAEALKIPNENWGDVAAVCDLHAREKDCYRTRNKRFINSLAKLKFTMSLDDLYFNSGVIFAKDSPKAKAFFDKWHELYQYCNQHEIFTDQFSFNETNHLFHFPIFEIPGEWNCQVREAYNHLYRVPRIYPLLCRVKILHFFGSGIQGKVEPHPLMDSEFYKNIKKKQAITEDDLNLIFHAKHAFYAAPEEFDPTKKFPSFFWKGKLRSQFVKKKNEKI
- a CDS encoding T9SS type A sorting domain-containing protein, giving the protein MVKIFRISLTCAAVASVAFAAKSSDFKWSNVYMGGGGFVSSVIASPIDENLFYARTDVGGAYRWNNASAHWESMMDWVDVSERGLLGIEALAVDPQESNTVYMMAGTSYFNNARSAFLKSTDKGSSWEISYVWDSTGAKGGVVQDFGVHGNGMGRGNGEALAIDPNNSDNMFYGSRRSGLWKSTDNGKTWSHVDAWKKAAGSDTTWNGSGFSFVQYAPGSSKVLYAGFLREGSTKNSTFENVFTSTDGGKSWAALPIPDKLRATAGGSLVRLMPQRAVVSKDGSVLIITFADGAGPHTMAWDEGWGMIYDGFGRGAVLKYDVSKKEWSNISPENVLYYNGAKYDVVDVKDSAYQYCAPYGGIAIDPNDSKKIVITAAGYNGAQYWYNATSDSTGSYSDQWGTQIYYSEDGGEHFVQSFAYRNLSDQVSPKMDENGIGWMKNSSIHWSGSVAIDPFNPKRVFIASGNGVFRTDDITAYTLSKDPYVSNNTRIYDAWGVVTNNQVWKVSSHGIEETVPYEVVSIPGGPLVSVIADYDGFRHNKVYEYPTTRHISGVDGGKSLGSTWSLAYAPKSGKLVKVTDSRKYSGKYNDIPIAPLQYSTDSAKTWSVETYTGPNSSYSGGTAAISADGSMAIWVPEKGTTKVLRNYNTTTWDEVSGITNSSYVVGDPEDANVFYAYDKTAGIFYKSTDQGKTFAKISEPGKSGFKKFRAIPGKVGDLWLPIGIQDEQGNPKSGNLLHSTDGGKTWNKISGVGYTEAVGYGIGAGGKGISIYAFTIVDKVTGVFGSDDEGKTWTRVNDDAHEYGGLANGEFVMGDMNTYGVVYMSTAGRGIAARVPSSWKMDGSNTSAAIPKQVKESTLNFNRYASIESGNLNLIVNNSSLQVALYDLNGNCVYQKRFTQSASLPLGEMAKARGTYIVRVTSGKTLLLSSQVGILR
- a CDS encoding GDSL-type esterase/lipase family protein is translated as MADSLWAAGKIACVGNSITYGYGFESWPDTTSYPHHLQNLLRSESGNAAKDTVGNFGVSGLTIRKDDASSYWKGYQFTPARNFAADTVIIGLGTNDAKVYTEWLNDAERAAYDSAITADFESFIDTFQVQSKPRIFLVTPPYVNNSAWGMFDTAIVKHVIPAIFRAGLTKGVSIIDLHSKFSYLENPSWYLSTDTVHPSIEGAKHLAEIIYSYLQKSELKISQNQTTLSAPAGFGFKWYQDGVLLPQETQKTLTISELGTYAVSVKIEENTQTQIMSAPYTVTDLSAKNEAEESIHPTKKAENFRYEKGNIYFTLSQNQTLSVKIFDLHGRLLVAKKVNGKAGENALSLPKLPAGRYVANIGNLPLHIFRF
- a CDS encoding ADP-ribosylglycohydrolase family protein: MLGAIIGDIVGSRFEFDNYKAKDFDFFSPNCCPTDDSIMTFAVGKAILETKKNGSDLNQNAIKYMHEIGRNYPTCGYGGGFFHWMFSNDPKPYNSYGNGAAMRVSAAGNAADSLNDAIQLSKKVTEVTHNHPEGIKGAEATAVAIYLAKIGKTKKEISQYIRDNYYKIDYTIDSIRDIYYFNETCQETVPVALQAFFESTSYEDAIRNAISIGGDSDTMAAICGGVAEAFYGIPKNLRTEGISFLDKRLKSLLKEFEAKFPPKIL
- a CDS encoding 3-isopropylmalate dehydratase small subunit, translated to MLTVIDTVKGSGIPLRGNDIDTDRIIPARFLKCVTFDGLGDNAFADDIAGLAAQGKVHPFRDPAYKNGSILVSNRNFGCGSSREHAPQALKRWGVRAIIAESYSEIFFGNCVAIGVPCYKVSHEVADKILSWIEAHPSEELVTSTNERTLKMGSEVIPLELADGPRGQFLDGSWHARGVLLANADKVDALAKKLPYLGF